CGCGGCGGGCCGAATCGTCGACGAGCGACAGCATCGAAGACCCCTCCCGAGACGGGGTTTGGGGGACAGAACGTCTTTACTTTACACCGGCCACAGAGCGGGCACGACCGCGGTCCCCCGCTGGTTCAGTCGGCCGGTGGGGGCGGCCGACAGCAACGTGGAGTGGATTCCACGCCCGAGCAGGGAGCGACGCCGACCTCGCCCGTCGGCTCCAAGTCGTTTGCTCCACGAGGGATCGGACCGAAAGCGACCGGCGACTGGCCGCTGCATGCGGCACCGGGCGAGTGCGGGGAGTACATTTTCAGAACGGTTCGGCGCCGCTTCCGGAGGCCTCGCCATGCTCATGATCCGCGGCGGTGGTGGTCGGTTCTGCGACGGCGTCCGCCGGCGCGACTTCCTCGCCATCGGTGGGCTGTCGTTCGGCACCGGCGGGCTGTCGCTCGCCGGCGTCCTCCGCGCCCAGGCGGCGCAGAACCCGGGCCCGTCGGGAAACAGCCACAAGGCGGTGATCAACGTGTTCCTCGGCGGCGGTCCGCCGCACCAGGACATGTTCGACCTCAAGCCCGATGCCCCGAGCGAGATCCGCGGCGAGCTCGCCCCGATCGCCACCAACGTCCCCGGGATCCAGATCTGCGAGGTCTTTCCGCGCCTCGCGGCCCGCGCCGACAAGCTGGCGATCATCCGCTCGGTCGTCGGCTGCGAGGGGGCCCACGCCGCCTACCAGACCAACACCGGATGGCCGGAGGCGAACCTCCGCACGCTCGGTGGCCGGCCCTCACTCGGCTCGGCCGTCGCCCGGCTCGTCGGGCCGGTCGATCCCTCGGTGCCGCCGTTTGTCGGCCTGGCGGAGAAGACCTCCCACCGGCCGTGGTCCGACTCGGGCACGCCCGGGTTCCTCGGCCCCGCCTACGGCCCGTTCAAGCCCGACGGCCCCGACCGCGACAACATGACGCTCAAGGACCTGTCGCTCGAGCGCCTCGGCGACCGCCGCCGGCTGCTCGCCTCGGTCGACCGCCTCCGCCGTGAGGCCGACGCCTCCGGCACGATCGCCGGGATGGACGCCTTCTCGCAGCGCGCCTTCGACGTCCTCTCCGGCAGCAAGCTCCTCGACGCCCTCGACGTCTCGAAGGAGGATCCGGCGGTCCGCGCCGCCTACGGCGACGGCAAGCCCTACCACTTCCAGTACGACGGCGCCCCGACCTGCAACGACCATCTGCTCATCGCCCGGCGCCTCGTCGAGGCGGGGGTCCGGGTGGTCAGCCTGTCGTATGGCCGGTGGGACAGCCACGGGCAGAACTTCGCGCTGGTGCGCGATCACGGCGCCAAGCTCGACCAGTGCCTCTCGGCGCTGCTCGACGACCTCGCCGCGCGGGGGATGCTCGACGACGTCGCCGTCGTCGTGTGGGGGGAGTTCGGGCGGACGCCGAAGATCAACAAGGATGCCGGTCGCGACCACTGGCCGCAGGTGAGTTGTGCGCTCCTCGCCGGCGGCGGCCTCCGCACCGGCCAGGTGATCGGTGCCACCAACCGCTTCGGCGAACATGCCACCGAACGGCCGGTGCACGTCCAGGAGATCGTCGCCACGCTCTACCACGCCCTCGGGTTCCGGACCCACGAGGTCACGATCACCGACCAGACGGGGCGGCCGCAGTACCTCGTCGAGCGCGACCCGATCGCCGAGCTGGTCTGACGTCCGGCCGCGTCACGGCGCGGCGGGAGACGGCTCGAGCGTGTGGACGATCTTGCCGTCGCCCGCCGACCAGATCCGCAGCTTGCCGTCCTGGCAGCCGGCGGCGAGCCAGCCCGGGGCCGCGGCGAGGACCTGGACGAAGTCGCCGACGCCGTCGAAGTTCCGCACCGTTCCGCCGTTGCCGGCGTTGTAGATCCGCACCGTCGGATCCCCGGAGGCGGCGGCCACCTCCTCGCCCGGCGGCAGGAAGCGGACCGCCGTCGCCTCCTTCTTGAGCCCCGCGATCGTCCGCTGCTGCTCGCCGGAGACGACGTCCCAGACCTTGAGCGAGTTGTCGGCGCCGGCGCTGGCCAGCCGCCGGCCGTGGGCCTGCCAGGCGACGCCGAGGACGTGGCCGGTGTGCCCCTCGAAGCTCTTCATGTGCTTGCCGTCGGCGACGGCGTGGACCTTCACGAACCGGTCGGTCCCGCCGGAGGCGAGCAGGTCGCCGGCGCGCGAGAACTCGAGGGCCACCACCGTGTCGGAGTGGGGACTGGTGAGCTCGCGGGCCAGGGCGCCGTCGCCGACGGTCCAGAGCTTGATCTCGCCGGACCGGCTCGGCCTCCCACCGCCGCTGGCCAGGAGCGCCCCATCGGGGGAGAAGGCCAGTGCCGTGACGACGTCGACCGGCGGCGTGCCCGCAGTCTCTTCGCTCACCGGCGGCAGCGTCTCGCCGCCGATCGTGCGCTCGTGGACCCAGCGCGGCACGCAGGCCCAGGCGGCCGCGGGAGCCGCCCCGCCGCCGATGACGACGCGCGCCGGATCGAAAAACGCGATCGTGCCCCGCCCCCCTTCGCCGCCACACTCCCAGGCATCGCGCGGCTGGCCGTCGGCTCCGGAGAGGAGGACGGCCACGCCGTCGGCCCCGAGGGCGACCAGCCACGCCCCGTCGGGCGACCAGGCGACGCCGGCGAGCGGCTTCTCGGCGGCGGTCCGCGCCGCGTCGAGCGTGCCGCGCGCCTGCTCCGCGACGGTGGTGCGGGCTTCCGTCTCGGCCAGTTCCGTTTTCCGCACCGGCAGTGTCTCGTCGGCGCGCTTCGCCTGCTGGCCGGCAAAGTCGACGGCGCGCTTGGCGCTGGCCAGCGCCGTCTCGGCCTGCTTGACCGCCTCGGTCGCCGCGGTCGCCGCCTTGGCCGCCTCGGCGGCCTTCTTGGTCATCTCGTCGACCTTCGCCTTGGAACGCTCGATCTGCTGGGCGGCCTGGGCCACGGCCTGGTCGGCGGCGGCCTTCGCGGCGGTGGCGCCGGCGGCCACCGACTGGAACGTCTTGAGCGTCTCGGCGGCGGCGGCGTCACCGGCACTGCTGGCGGCGACGGCGGCGAACGCGTTGGCACTGGCGGTGGCCGTCTCGACCGCCGCGGCCGCCGCGGCCTGCGCCTTGACGGAGGCGGCCTGCGCCTCGGTGGCCTGGGCGACGGCGGTGGTGGCGACGACGACCGCCTTGTCGGCCTCGTCCTTGGCGGCAAGCGTTCCCTTGGCCGCCTCCTGCTTCTCCCCCATCGTCTTCTCGGCCGCGGCGAGCTTCTCGCCCGACTGCTTCGTCTCGGCGGCGGCCGCCTCGATCCCCTTCTCGGCCTCGGTGACCCGCGCCTTGCCGTACTCCACGTCCTGCTTGCGGACGGCCAGATCGACGTCGGCGGCGCGGAGGCGCTCGACGAGGCGGTGGTCCCCCTTCCATTCGCCGGCGGGCTGGCCGTTCGTCAGATCCCAGAGCTTCACGCCGGGGACGGTGCCCACGGTCGCCGCCCGGGCGCCGTCGGGGCGAACCGCGAAGCCGCTGACCGGCCCGCCGTGGGCCATCTGGCGGACGACGCTCGCGCCGTCGATGTTCCACAAGCGCAGCGTGCCGTCGGCCCCGGCGGAGAGCAGATGGCCCGGAGGTGTGGCCAACGGCGAAAGCACGGTGACTGGCTGGCCGCCGGCGGGAAGCTCCTTGAGCGGCGCCGGGGCCGCGGCGGGATCGGCGTCGGGGGGGGGCAGGGGAAGCTGCCAGATGCGGATCACGCCGTCGGCGTCGGCCGCCGCGATCCGGTCGTCGGCCACGCGCGCCAGCGCCATCACCTCGCCCGGGCGCTTGAGCCGGCCGACGAGCGTGCCGTCGGCGGCGGCGCTGACGGCGATCGAGGTGTCGCGCGACGAGGAGATGACGAGCGAGCCATCGGCCGAGAACGCCACGCCGGTGACCGGGGAGGCATGGGGCTGGATCGTCCGCCGCGCCGCGGCGCTGGCGCCATCGGCGAGGGCGATCTGCCCGTCAGCACGGCCGATGGCGATCAGGCCCCCGACCGGCGCGATCGCGACGGCGGTGGCCTGCTGCGAATCGGCGAACGTCACGTGGCCGGGGCGCTCGCGGCGCCACAGCTTCACGGTGCGGAAGCTGCCGGAGGCGATCCGGTCGTCGGTCGGGGAGATCGCCAGCGCCCCGATGGTGTCGAGGTGGGCGACGCCGGCGGGGCCACCGTTGCTGACGAGCGTCGGATCCTCGAGGGCCCCGAGGAGCCGGCCGGTGGCGGTGTCGAACAGGCTGACGCGCCCGCCGCGCGCCGCCGCCGTGACGCGTCCGTCGGCCGACAGTGCCGCGGCGAGAACGCCCCCCTGGCCGAGAGGCATCGGCTTCCAGGCGATCGGTCCGCGCGCCGCCGCCGGCCCCGCCTTGGCCCCCTCGTCGATCCACCGTGCGAGCAGGCCGAGCTGCTCCGGGGAGAGGTGCTTGGCGCCGACCTTGTTGTCGGCCGGCGGCATCGGGTCGTCCTGGCGGTGGGCGGCGCGGAGGAAGACGAGGCTCTCGAGCCCCTTGCCGGGGACCACGGCCGGGCCGGAATCGCCGCCGGCGGCCAGTGCCTGGGAGCTGTCGAGCCGCAGCCCCCCCTCCTTGATCTTCTCGTTGTGGCAGGCGGTGCAGTTGGCGGCGAGGAACGGCTTGATGTCGGCCTCGAACCCGACCGGCTCGGTGCGCGTCGGGGGGGCGACGGGGAGGCCGTCGGCGGCGACGGCGAGCGCCGCCAGGCTCGAAGCCATGCCGATCACGAGCCCCACACCGGCCAGCGGCGGCGCCGATCGGGGACCGCGGAGGGAGCCCACCTGGGCGCTCGGGCAGGCCTCGCGCGCAGCGGGCGTCGGACGGGCGTTCATCGGGTCAACTCCTGCGAAACAGGGTGGGCGTCACGGCTGTGCCGGCGCCTCGATCACGAGCGCCAGCGGCCGGCGGGCCGTGATCTCGCGGTCATTGAATTTCAGCTTCGTCGTCAGCACCAGCTCGTGTCGGCCCGGCGCCGCGTCGGCCGCGGCGGTGAGCTTGACGATTCCCTGCGACTGGTCGGCGGGAATGGTGACCGGCGCGAGCGCGAGCCCGGCGACCGGCTTGGCGGTCGAGGGTTCGACGACGACCTCGCCGGCGAAGCCGTAGCGCCTCGCGATCGGCACGGCGAGGTCGGCGGCCGCCCCCGGCGCGACCTTGATCTCGTCGGCGAGGCCGTCGAGCGCGACCGGCATCTCGTGGACGACCAGCGCGATCGAGGGCACGACCAGCGGCACGTCGACGTCCTTCGGGGCCGCGGCGGTGGCGGCGTCGGCGGCGAGCTTCTCGCGCCGTGCCTTCTCGTCGGCGGCGGTCTTGGCGGCGGCCTCGGCGTCGGCCATCGCCTTGGCGGCGGCTTCGCGGGCGGCGACGACATCGGCCGGTGGCTCGGTGCCCGCCCCCTTGATCTCGGCGAGCTTGGCCTCGGCGGCGGCCAGCGCCTGCTTGGCCCCCTCGGTGGCCGTGGCCCGCTGCTGGGCGATGCCGGCGACGCGCTCGGCATCGGCCTTGAGCCGGGCGGCGGCTTCGGGGTTGCGCGCGAACGCCGTCTTTGCCACGCCGCGGAGGACGATCCGGTATTCCCCCGGCGGCAGCTTGGGATCGACGTCGATCTCGGCCGTGGCGGCGGTCGCCGCCTCCTCGATCTTCACCTCGACGACCTTCAGCTCCCCCGGCAGCCCGGGCGCGGTCAGCGACACCGCCCCCTTCGCCCCGGGGCGGCGGACGAGCGCCAGCGGCACCGAGAGCTTGCCGCCGCGGGCGGTCTCGCGGACGGCGCGGTCCTGCTCGGTGACCGTCAGCGGCGCCGCGTCGGGGATCACGGCGAGCGGAATTTCGCGCACCATCCGCACCAGCTGCGGCTGGTTCTGGTTGTCGACGTTCCAGCGGAGCATCGCCGGCCGTGCGGTGCGGGCGACGTCAGCCTCGCCGATCCGGCTCTTGCCGGTGATCCGGAAGGTCCCGGCGAACGGCGCCGTACCGTCGGCGGCGGTGAGCACGAGCGTCCCGCGGTTGGCCTTCCCGGGGATCGACAGCGGCGGGGCGCTGACGCCGGCGGGGAGCCCCTCGGCCTCGATCACGACGTCGCCGCCGAAGCCGTCGCGGCGGACGACGAGGATGTCGACCGGCAGCGCGCCGCCGATCGGCAGGCTCGCCGCGGCGAGCTGCTGGCGATTGCCGTCGGCGCGGTTGGGATGCGAGAGCAGGGCGACGACCTCGAAGTCGGGCGTGGGGCGGCGGGCCTCGAGGACGTAGACATGATGGGGTGCCGCGTGCGAGTCGGCAGCGAGATCGCGGACGAGCACCCGGTAGGTGCCGTCGGCCGGTGCACGGAACTCGAGCAGCGGGTCGGCGCTCGGCCGATCGACCAATGGCCCGGCGAACTCGGCCGGACCGTCGTCGGCGGAGGCGACCTCCTTCCCCACCGGCCGGCCGGCGGCGTCGGTCGAGAGGCTCTCGACGAGCAGCGCCGGATCGGTGGGGAGGCCGTAGCGGGCCGAAGTGACCTCGAGCCAGAAGACGTCGCCGGCCTTGGCGGTGAACGAATACCAGTCGCGGTCGCGCCGCGGCTGGAACCGGCCGGCGACGGCTCCGGGGATCTCGAGCGCCTGCGGCGCGGCGGGGTCGTCGTTGGGCTCGTGCTCGCGGATCACCGGCGCCGTGACCGCCAGCGCCGCCGGCGGCTGCGCCGCGGCGTCGAGGACGCCACCGGACAGGTCGGCGAGCGGGGCCGCGGCATCGCGCGGCGCGAACAGGCGCCAGGCGAACCGCGCGGTCGCGCCCGCGGCCGGTGCGCCCATCCGGGCGTCGACGACGACCTGCTCGAGCCCCTCGTTGCCCCCTTCGATGAGCGCCGGGCTGCCCCCCGGGAGCCCCTTGCCGAAGACCTCGACGCGCGTCGTCTCGCCGGCGCGCCCCGCGGGGGGGAAGACGAAGTCGACCCACGGGCCGGTCGAGCAGACGAGGCGGTAGAAGGTCTCGTCGCCGCCGGAGGCGAACAGGTCGTGGACGCGGACGACATGGCGGCCGGCGGCCGGCACGGCGACGTCGATGAACGGATCGTCCTGGCGCGTGCCGCGGGCGACGGCGATCTCGCGCCCCGACGGATCGACCAGCGAAAGCACCGGCACCATCCGCGAGTCGAGTCGCCGGCACCAGACCTCGAGGTGGATCCGCTGCCCGGCCGCCAGCTCCAGCGCGTAATGGTCGGCCTTGGCGGCCGTCGTCCGGGCGGCGACGGCGCCGTCGGCCGGCACCGCGAGCGCCGCCGCGGCACTGTCGCAGTCCTTTTCCTTGACGACCTGCGGCGTCGCCGAGACGGCGAAGGCGCGGACGTTGCTGACGCCGAACCTGGCCACCGCAGCGGCGTCGTAGATCCCCGGCGGCACGTCGGCGGCGATCGCGACCACGAGCTTGCCGGGCACCGGCCGCGGTTCGGGATCGAACTCGGTCGGCTCGGCCAGGACCGGACGGGCGATGATCCCGGGATGGGAGAACAGCAGCCCCCGCACGTCGTCGAGGTCGGGGCCGGCGATCGTCACCGTCACCTCGGTGCCGCGCTGGCCCCCGGCCGGATGGATCGCGGTCAGCAGGGGCTGGGGCAGTTCGGCGACGGCCGGGACCGCGGCGATCGCGGCCAGCGCCAGGACGGCGGCCAGCCGCCGCGGCGACGGCGGGCCGGCCCTTCGATCGCAGCCGGCGCCCGACGGCCCGCGCAGCGTGAGGCGTTGCATGACGCGATTCCCGGCCACCGCCCCGGCCCTGCCGCCGGCCCGGTTTCCGGGACCGGCCGCCCCGCCCGCCGGACTAGTGGTTGAAGAGGAACTCCTTGGTGTTGAGCAGCGACCAGATCACGTCCTCGAAGGCCGCCGGACGGTTGTCGGCGTGGGCCGCGAGGTACTGCTCGACCAGGGCCCGTTCCTCCGCCGTCGGCGCCCGCGAGAACGCCACCCGGTAGAGCTCGGCGATCTTCGCCGCGTCATCGCGGCCGGCGTCGGTGGCGAGCTTGCCCGCCCGGCCGTCGGCACCGCCGACCTTGCCGAGGATGTCGGCGGAGTTGATGAGGTGGATGCTCTGGGCGAGATTCGCCTCGCTGACCCGCTCGCACTCGCAGGCGCTGTCGCCGTTGGGCCGGCCGAAGACGGTGAGGAAGTAATTGTTGAAGTTGGGGTCGGGGAGCTGCACCGCGCGCGTGCCGGCGAGCGTGCCGCCGAACGCCGTCGACTTGCCGGAGAGGCTGTCGATGGCGTCGAGCGCCGTCTCCGCGGAGAGTCGCCGCGGGTAGAACCGCGAGAAGGCCTGCCGGTCCTCGGCGTTGAACTCGTTGGGCTCGGCCGAGAGCTGGTAGGTGGCCGAGTTGCAGATCGTCCGCACGAGGTGCTTGAGGTCGTAGCCGTGGGCGACGAAATCGGCCGCCAGGGCGTCGAGCAGCGCGGGGTTGGTCGGCGGGTTGGTGAGCCGCATGTCGTCCTCCGGCTCGACCAGCCCGCGCGAGAAGAAGTGCTTCCAGTAGCGGTTGACGGCCGACCGGGCGAAGAACGGGTTGTCGGCGGCGGTCATCCACTCCGCCAGCGCCGCCCGCGGATCGGTGTCGGCGGGGATCTCGGCCGGCTCGGCGCCCAGCGCCACCGCCTTGTGGGTGCCCTTCGGGCCGGCGGCCTGCGGCATGCCGCGGGCGTGGAAGATCCGGTCCTCGCCCGGCTGGGCCCCCTTCTTACGGCCGACGCGCGAGAAGAAGGCGGCGAGCTGGTAGTAGTCCTCGGTGCTCCACTTCTCGAACGGGTGGTGGTGGCAGCGGGCGCACTGCAGCCGCAGCCCGAGGAACAGTTGCGACGCGTCCTCGACCTGCTGGTTGGCCTCGGCGACCTGGCGGAACCAGACCACCGCCGGGTTGGTGCCGACCTCGCCGGAGGCGGTGAGGATCTCGCGGACGAATTGGTCGAACGGCTTGTTGTCGAGCAGGCTCTGCCGGATCCAGGCGTGGAACGCGTAGCTGCCGCGGCGGTGGAGGGTGTCGTCGGTGCGCTTGTTGCGGAGGATCGCCGCCCACTTGTTGGCGAACGTGTCGGCGTAGTCGGGGCTGTCGAGGAGCCGGTCGATCGCCTTGGCCCGCTTGGCGGGGTCGGCATCGGCGAGGAAGGCGTCTGTCTCGGCGACGGTGGGCAGCCGGCCGGCGACGTCGACGGTGACGCGGCGGAGGAAGGTGGCGTCGTCGCACGGCGCCGACGGCGGCAGGCCGAGGAGACGGAGGTAGTCGAGGACGTGGCCGTCGACGAAGTTCTTCGCGAACGCCTCCGGCGCCGGCATCCGCTCGGCGGGCGACTCCATCGGGATCGTGCCGCGGAACACCGCCACCTGGCTCTGGTAGCGGATCATCAGGCCGACGCTGCCGCTGCGCGGAGCCCCCTCGCCCCGCGGCGTGGCGCTGACCAATCCGGCGCTGTCGACGCTGGCCAGGTCCGGGGCGTTGACCTCGTACTGCGCCATGCTCGTCACGTCCTCGCGCGAGCCGTCTGAATACAGCGCCATCACCCGGACCTGCTGGGTTTGGCCCGGGAGGAGGATCCGCGCGGTCGGGAAGACCTCGATCCCGGTCACCTTGCGGGCGGCGGGATCGGCGGGGCGGGCCCCCTCGGCGATCCAGCGGGCGATCGTCCGCTCGCTCGGCGAACCGGTCTCGATGAGGCGGCCGCCGCCGTGCGGGACCAGTGCCGTGGCCTTGGCGAGGAGCAGACTCTCCTCCGGGGCGACCAGCGACACGCGCCGGCCGCGGGCTTCCTTGACGAGGTGCTCGTGGTCCTCGGCCGGCTCGAAACCGAGCAGCGACAGGCGGAAGCCGTTTTGGCCGCCGCTCTTGCCGTGGCAGCCGCCGCCGTTGCAGCCGTGTTTGGTGAACACCGGGACGACGTCGACGGCGAGGTCGAGCGGCGGGTCGGCGCCGAACCGTTCGACGACGAGGGGCACGCGGGCGTCGGCACAGCCTTCGAGGTGGACGACGATCTCGCCGCGGCCGTCGGCGGCGGGGACGACCATCCCGCGTGGCGACACGGTGGCCAGCCCCGCAGGCTCGACGGCGTAGGAGACGGCGCCGGTCACGTCGCGGACGGGGGCCCCGCCCGGCGCGGCCAGCGCCGTGACGACGAGCTGCCGCCGCCCCTCGGTGCCGACGATCGTGACGGCCGAGCCGTCGGAGCCACCGGTCGAGATATCGAGGACCGACACCCCCGCAGGTGGGGTCTGGCCTGGGCCGTCGGCGCGGCCGACGGCCGTTGCCGAAACCACCAGTCCGATCGCGAGCAGGGCGCAGCGACGCAGCGGCTCTGGCATGGGCCAACTCCTCCGCAGGCGGGATCCACGAATCGAACGGACCGTCAAGTATCCCCCAGTCCGGACAGGATCGCAAAGACGGGCTGGAAACGGCCGTTGTAAAATGTACGCAACTTTATACCACCACCATGTTTATGGCATCACATCCGACTTTTTCGCGCCGCGCTTCCCGAAACCGCTGCCGCGCTGAACGAAACCTGACAAGTCAGTCCAGGTCGAGTGTCCGAAACGCCACCGATCGCCTACCGTAGGCCGAATTGGAAACCCAGCGTCCCCGTCCCCCTCCCCGAGGGTGGATCGCCGACCTCAGGCACTCGATGACGACCTACAACCTCACCCACCTCCGGCTCCTCGAGGCCGAGAGCATCCACATCATCCGTGAGGTTGCGGCCGAGTTCGCCAACCCGGTGATGCTGTACTCGATCGGCAAGGACTCGGCGGTCATGCTCCGGCTCGCCGAGAAGGCCTTCCACCCGGCCAAGCCGCCGTTCCCGTTGATGCACATCGACAC
This is a stretch of genomic DNA from Planctomycetota bacterium. It encodes these proteins:
- a CDS encoding DUF1501 domain-containing protein is translated as MLMIRGGGGRFCDGVRRRDFLAIGGLSFGTGGLSLAGVLRAQAAQNPGPSGNSHKAVINVFLGGGPPHQDMFDLKPDAPSEIRGELAPIATNVPGIQICEVFPRLAARADKLAIIRSVVGCEGAHAAYQTNTGWPEANLRTLGGRPSLGSAVARLVGPVDPSVPPFVGLAEKTSHRPWSDSGTPGFLGPAYGPFKPDGPDRDNMTLKDLSLERLGDRRRLLASVDRLRREADASGTIAGMDAFSQRAFDVLSGSKLLDALDVSKEDPAVRAAYGDGKPYHFQYDGAPTCNDHLLIARRLVEAGVRVVSLSYGRWDSHGQNFALVRDHGAKLDQCLSALLDDLAARGMLDDVAVVVWGEFGRTPKINKDAGRDHWPQVSCALLAGGGLRTGQVIGATNRFGEHATERPVHVQEIVATLYHALGFRTHEVTITDQTGRPQYLVERDPIAELV
- a CDS encoding DUF1553 domain-containing protein, translated to MPEPLRRCALLAIGLVVSATAVGRADGPGQTPPAGVSVLDISTGGSDGSAVTIVGTEGRRQLVVTALAAPGGAPVRDVTGAVSYAVEPAGLATVSPRGMVVPAADGRGEIVVHLEGCADARVPLVVERFGADPPLDLAVDVVPVFTKHGCNGGGCHGKSGGQNGFRLSLLGFEPAEDHEHLVKEARGRRVSLVAPEESLLLAKATALVPHGGGRLIETGSPSERTIARWIAEGARPADPAARKVTGIEVFPTARILLPGQTQQVRVMALYSDGSREDVTSMAQYEVNAPDLASVDSAGLVSATPRGEGAPRSGSVGLMIRYQSQVAVFRGTIPMESPAERMPAPEAFAKNFVDGHVLDYLRLLGLPPSAPCDDATFLRRVTVDVAGRLPTVAETDAFLADADPAKRAKAIDRLLDSPDYADTFANKWAAILRNKRTDDTLHRRGSYAFHAWIRQSLLDNKPFDQFVREILTASGEVGTNPAVVWFRQVAEANQQVEDASQLFLGLRLQCARCHHHPFEKWSTEDYYQLAAFFSRVGRKKGAQPGEDRIFHARGMPQAAGPKGTHKAVALGAEPAEIPADTDPRAALAEWMTAADNPFFARSAVNRYWKHFFSRGLVEPEDDMRLTNPPTNPALLDALAADFVAHGYDLKHLVRTICNSATYQLSAEPNEFNAEDRQAFSRFYPRRLSAETALDAIDSLSGKSTAFGGTLAGTRAVQLPDPNFNNYFLTVFGRPNGDSACECERVSEANLAQSIHLINSADILGKVGGADGRAGKLATDAGRDDAAKIAELYRVAFSRAPTAEERALVEQYLAAHADNRPAAFEDVIWSLLNTKEFLFNH